TTGTTGCGAATAATCTCATGCGTTTCTTCTGAAGTGCGAGTGAGATAGCAAAGAACTTGCGGAAGTTTTAATTTCTCAGAGGAACGATAGCTAAAAGGATAAACTTTTTCATCGCCACCTTGAGGAATCGTCTTTGACCAATCAATGCTGTCTTTATGAAGACGCGCCGGAGTTCCCGTTTTAAGTCTTTTTACTTCAAAACCAAATTGCGCCAATTGATCTGACAAACCGATAGAAGGTTTATCACCGACACGGCCACCCGCCTCTTGGCGAAGACCGATATGCATCACTCCGTTCATGAAGGTTCCCGTAGTGATGATTGTCGCTTTTGCGAAAATTTCTGAACCATCTTGAAGAACCACACCCACGCACAAATCTTTTTCTAGGATCAGACGTTTTACTTCGCCTTCTAGTATATCGAGATTTGGTTGGTTCTTAAGAGCGTCCGTTTGAAATTGCGAATAAAGATGTTTATCGTTTTGCACGCGAGTTCCGCGAACTGCGGGACCCTTAGAAGAATTTAAACGTTTATACTGAATGCAAGTTTCATCGGCGGCGATACCCATTTGACCGCCAAGCACATCGATCTCACGAACCATGTGACCCTTAGCAAGTCCACCGATAGACGGGTTACAACTCATGTAAGCAATACGACTGATGTTTGAAGTCACCATCAAAGTTTGAAGACCCAGGCGAGCGGAAGCCAAACAAGCTTCAACGCCTGCATGTCCTGCCCCGACGACAATCACATCATACTTTTTTGTGTTCATATTACTTCCCGATACAAAACTCTTTAAAAACACGATCCATGATTTGATCATCGAATCGTTTGCCCAAAGTTTCTTGGATAGCGATCAAGGCTTCTTTGAATTCAATGGCTAAGAATTCTTCGCCCAATCCATCTTCCACGACTGACTTTGAACGGCGTGTGTTCTCAAGAGCTCGCGTAAGGTTTTCAAGATGACGAGAGTTGGAAATAAGAACGGTGTTTTCCAACTGCAAATCGCCGAATTCCTTCACTAGATCTTCAAGGACACGAGAACGCACCTTTTTATCAAGAGCGCTCACAAAGAACACTCTTCTTTTGCGGAAGCTCTCTAAGTCCCCGATTTTTTGGAAAAATTTACTGTTTTGTAAAGCCTCTTCGACAGCGAAAACCTCAGGAGTCTGAGCTAAACGATCTGTTTTATTGGCCAATATATACGTTTTCTGCGGGTCTAATCCGTCTAAAATCGCGATTTCTTCTGCTGAAAGACCTTTTTCCACGTCAAAAACGAAGAAAACAAAGTCTGATTCCCCAGTCGCCTCACGGCTTTTTTGGATTCCGATTTTTTCAACTAGATCTGACACGGATTCACGAAGACCTGCTGTATCTAAGAATGTGAACTTCACACCTTTAAAGCTTGTATCCCCGTGAATCACATCGCGAGTGGTTCCAGGAATGTCTGTAACGATGGCTCTTTCATCTTCTAGAAAAAGATTTAGAAGACTGGATTTACCCACATTTGGAAGACCCGTCAAAACTACGCGAAAACCGTCTTTCAAAAGGCGGCCCACTTTAAAAGTGCCTACCAATTCTTCCAGGCTTTTTTCGATTTTATCGAGACGATTTAAAACGATGTCGTTTTCAACAACCTTGATTCCTTCAGTTGAAAAATCAATACCGGCTTCAGCGTGCGCCAAAATCCAAGTCATATCATTTTCAATATCTTCAAGTTTTTGAGAGACGGAACCTTTCAGCTGGCGAAGAGCGAGTTTAGCCGCTTGCTGACTTTGGCTTTCAATCAATGAAAGAACACTTTCAGCTTGAACCAAATCTAACTTTCCATTCATGAACGCACGATAAGTAAATTCACCGCGATCGGCGGGACGCGCTCCTAATTGAACAAGCTGATGCAAAATACTCTGACAAATCACCGGACTTCCGTGACAAGAAATCTCGATGACTTCTTCTCCGGTAAAAGATTTTCCGTGTTTAAAGTACGTTGCTAAAACTTCGTCAATTTCATCGTGCGACGAAAGATCTTTCAGAGATCCAAAGTACGCTCTATGAGATTCAGGATGTTCAGGCAAAAATTTGCAGATTTGAGAAACGAAAGAGAGAGTTTTTGGACCACTCACTCTGATAACAGAGATTCCACCCACTCCGTGAGGAGTGGAGACCGCACAAATAGTGTCTTGATCACGATCTCCACGATACATAGTAACTTTCCTTATTATCGGCTTCGCACAGCAGCTCTGGTAATCGAGCTATTGTGGCCATCCTGTGCGGCCTTTCTGCCGCCCTTCCTGGGCGTCAGAGCAAAGCATATCCTTTTTTCAAGATATGCCCGTTGTTTTTAGTCGTTCGACATAGTCTCTTCGGAAGAGTTTCCTTGAGCTTGTCCTTTTGCTGGATAAATTTTGATCTTTTTGTAAAGGCCATCACCTAGTGAGCGGCTTTTTACGCGTGGATCTTTTGCCAAATATTGATGAACAACTTTGCGATCTTTTGGAGGCAAAGCGCGGTAGTACACAGACTTACCTTGTTCGATGCAAATTGCTTTTAGGTTTTCTGCGCGCTCAATCAAAGCATTTGCAGATTCATCACGGTAACCACCGCAATCCACCGTGACGTTTGTTTTGTCATCTGGGAAGTTGTGTTGGATAACGCGTTTAAGGAAAAGTTGGAAAGCATCCAACATTTGACCTTTTTTATCTTTCAAGATCTCTTCGTCAGAACCGTTGAACTCAACAGCCAAAGTCGCACTTCCGTCTTCTTCTTTCTCAGTTTTGATATCGAAAGTAAGATCGAATTGCGCTTTCTCGATGATCCCCTCTAAGGTCTTTTGAACAAGTGCTTCTACTTCGCTATTAGCACCCTTGCTTTTCCCCCCGAAAAGCTTACTGAAAAAACCCATGTTACCTCCTAGGTATTAAAAATTAAATCAAACTCTGGAGACTTTTATAAAACCGGAACTAGTCCAGCTTGCGCACCACAGGCGCTCCAGCATCCTGCGCTCACGCGCGCACTGCCCGCGTGCGCGGCTTAAGCCTTCGCTGCCTTTACTGGCACAGACGGCTTTCTTTCTCTCATGATCAAGTATTGTTGAATGATACCGAACAAAGTGCTCACAACCATGTAAAGTGTAAGACCTGATGGCAATTGCAACATGAACAATGAGAAGACCACTGGCAAGAACGCCATGATTTTTGCTTGAGTAGGATCCATTGTTGATGGAGTGATCTTTTGTTGGATGAACATGAAGACCGCCATCAAGATCGGCAATACATAGAATGGATCGTGCGCACTTAGATCGTGGATCCAACCCGCAAATGGCGAGTTGTAAAGCTCGATACTAGAACCGATCACACGGTACAACGCAAAGAATACCGGAATTTGAAGCAACATCGGAAGGCAACCACCAACAGGGTTTGCTCCGTTTTGTTTCATCACGGCCATTATCTCTTGATTCAAACGCATTGGATCGTCTTTGTACTTTTCACGCAAAGACTGAATGATTGGTTGAACCCTCTGCATCGCTTTCATTGACTTGAAAGACATGATGTTAAAAGGAAGAACGCAAAGACGAACAAGAAGAGTCAACATGATGATTGCAAGACCCCAGTTACCCACAACAGAGTGGCAGGCCTTCATCACGTACAACAATGGTCTTGCGATAAATCCGAAGAAACCAAAGTCGATGATGTTCGCAAGTTCAGGGTCTACAGATTTCAAAGCATCGATAGATTTAGGACCCGCATAGAAAACTTCAGAGAAATTCATCTCTGGTTTTACTTGCACAGGTTTATAAACCAACTCAGCCAAAGCTGTTTTGTCATTCACAGAAGAAGCCACTTTAACGTCAGGAATAATATCTGATTTATCAAGAATCGCCGCTGCGAAATATTGAGAACTTACAGAAAGAATAGAGGTCGAAGTGAAATCTTTAGAAACGTTTTCTTTAGCGCCGCTAAAGTTCACAGTTTCGTGCTTTCCACCATTGTGAATCACGAAGAAATCTTGGTGTTCATAAGAAGGAAAGAAAATAGAAGAAGAACCTTTAACGTGGATCTTTTCTGGAATCATCAAAGAGAAACCTTTTTTAAATTCCTCTGTTGGATTCGTTACAGTCACAGTGTTTGTGAAAGAAGAATTTTCCGCGTTGAATTTTAATTCTCTTTTTACAACTGTCTCACCAACTTGAGCCGTTCCAACAAAGTGACCTGGAGCTTGCTCAGTC
This region of Bdellovibrio sp. BCCA genomic DNA includes:
- the mnmE gene encoding tRNA uridine-5-carboxymethylaminomethyl(34) synthesis GTPase MnmE, with product MYRGDRDQDTICAVSTPHGVGGISVIRVSGPKTLSFVSQICKFLPEHPESHRAYFGSLKDLSSHDEIDEVLATYFKHGKSFTGEEVIEISCHGSPVICQSILHQLVQLGARPADRGEFTYRAFMNGKLDLVQAESVLSLIESQSQQAAKLALRQLKGSVSQKLEDIENDMTWILAHAEAGIDFSTEGIKVVENDIVLNRLDKIEKSLEELVGTFKVGRLLKDGFRVVLTGLPNVGKSSLLNLFLEDERAIVTDIPGTTRDVIHGDTSFKGVKFTFLDTAGLRESVSDLVEKIGIQKSREATGESDFVFFVFDVEKGLSAEEIAILDGLDPQKTYILANKTDRLAQTPEVFAVEEALQNSKFFQKIGDLESFRKRRVFFVSALDKKVRSRVLEDLVKEFGDLQLENTVLISNSRHLENLTRALENTRRSKSVVEDGLGEEFLAIEFKEALIAIQETLGKRFDDQIMDRVFKEFCIGK
- a CDS encoding Jag family protein; the encoded protein is MGFFSKLFGGKSKGANSEVEALVQKTLEGIIEKAQFDLTFDIKTEKEEDGSATLAVEFNGSDEEILKDKKGQMLDAFQLFLKRVIQHNFPDDKTNVTVDCGGYRDESANALIERAENLKAICIEQGKSVYYRALPPKDRKVVHQYLAKDPRVKSRSLGDGLYKKIKIYPAKGQAQGNSSEETMSND
- the yidC gene encoding membrane protein insertase YidC, with amino-acid sequence MQQKNDNPSFFDPKTIIAVAAVALIYFGWQTYLGKKYPNYNKPKDAQTQTTPASDAANPAAASSPIETKSSDVATAPAAQEQSFNFSNDKVSFTLTNRGMGLKNFTVNNYQDKEKNNIKLGASDVDGLFEMRWAGDVKPLLFNVTEQAPGHFVGTAQVGETVVKRELKFNAENSSFTNTVTVTNPTEEFKKGFSLMIPEKIHVKGSSSIFFPSYEHQDFFVIHNGGKHETVNFSGAKENVSKDFTSTSILSVSSQYFAAAILDKSDIIPDVKVASSVNDKTALAELVYKPVQVKPEMNFSEVFYAGPKSIDALKSVDPELANIIDFGFFGFIARPLLYVMKACHSVVGNWGLAIIMLTLLVRLCVLPFNIMSFKSMKAMQRVQPIIQSLREKYKDDPMRLNQEIMAVMKQNGANPVGGCLPMLLQIPVFFALYRVIGSSIELYNSPFAGWIHDLSAHDPFYVLPILMAVFMFIQQKITPSTMDPTQAKIMAFLPVVFSLFMLQLPSGLTLYMVVSTLFGIIQQYLIMRERKPSVPVKAAKA